The following are encoded together in the Daucus carota subsp. sativus chromosome 5, DH1 v3.0, whole genome shotgun sequence genome:
- the LOC108220040 gene encoding probable beta-1,3-galactosyltransferase 2 isoform X2, whose amino-acid sequence MWTAPEFKGLTRITAVEAESLKLVSEGCNPKSLQEKDVKRETEDILEEVSKSDNAIKKLDKTISNLEMELAAAKAAHESIRSGSPLSEDLNITGQSSGRRKYLMVIGINTAFSSRKRRDSIRATWMPQGEKRKKLEEEKGIIIRFVIGHSATVGGILDRAIEAEGRKHGDILRLDHVEGYLELSAKTKKYFATAVSKWDAEFFIKVDDDVHVNIATLGKTLVRHRKKPRIYIGCMKSGPVLAQKGVRYHEPEYWKFGEAGNKYFRHATGQLYAVSKDLATYIAVNQHVLHKYANEDVSLGAWFIGLDVEHIDDRRLCCGTPPDCEWKAQAGNVCVASFDWTCAGICRSVDRIKDVHRRCGEGENAVWKAAF is encoded by the exons ATGTGGACGGCCCCTGAATTTAAAGGTCTCACTCGAATTACTGCAGTGGAAGCTGAAAGCCTAAAGTTAGTTTCAGAAGGTTGCAATCCAAAATCA TTGCAGGAGAAAGATGTGAAGCGTGAAACCGAAGATATCTTAGAGGAGGTTTCTAAAAGTGATAATGCTATAAA GAAACTGGATAAGACTATATCAAATTTGGAAATGGAGCTAGCTGCGGCTAAAGCAGCGCATGAGTCTATTCGTAGTGGTTCTCCTCTATCAGAAGATTTAAATATTACCGGTCAGTCATCTGGTAGAAGAAAATATCTTATGGTGATAGGAATCAATACTGCTTTTAGCAGCCGGAAAAGAAGAGATTCAATTCGTGCCACGTGGATGCCACAAG gtgaaaaaagaaaaaagttggaGGAAGAGAAAGGAATTATCATTCGTTTTGTTATTGGCCATAG TGCTACAGTGGGGGGTATACTAGACAGAGCCATTGAAGCAGAGGGCAGAAAGCATGGAGATATATTAAGACTG GATCATGTTGAGGGGTACCTTGAATTGTCAGCTAagacaaagaaatattttgcTACAGCTGTTTCTAAATGGGATGCAGAATTCTTTATCAAGGTTGATGATGATGTCCATGTAAATATAG CAACACTAGGAAAAACTTTAGTTAGACATCGCAAAAAGCCCCGAATATACATTGGATGCATGAAGTCTGGTCCAGTCCTTGCTCAGAA AGGAGTGAGATACCATGAGCCTGAATACTGGAAATTTGGGGAAGCAGGAAACAAGTATTTCCGACATGCCACAGGACAGTTATATGCAGTTTCCAAAGATTTGGCTACTTATATTGCAGTAAATCA GCATGTGCTACACAAGTACGCCAATGAAGATGTCTCTCTTGGAGCATGGTTCATTGGCCTCGATGTGGAGCACATTGATGATCGTAGACTTTGTTGTGGCACTCCACCTG ACTGTGAGTGGAAGGCGCAGGCAGGAAATGTGTGTGTCGCTTCATTTGACTGGACATGCGCTGGTATATGTCGTTCAGTTGATAGGATTAAGGATGTTCATAGACGGTGTGGTGAAGGTGAGAATGCTGTATGGAAAGCAGCATTTTGA
- the LOC108220040 gene encoding probable beta-1,3-galactosyltransferase 2 isoform X1: protein MSVKNREQNSRSSSVISQRWTLLLCLGSFCAGLFFTNRMWTAPEFKGLTRITAVEAESLKLVSEGCNPKSLQEKDVKRETEDILEEVSKSDNAIKKLDKTISNLEMELAAAKAAHESIRSGSPLSEDLNITGQSSGRRKYLMVIGINTAFSSRKRRDSIRATWMPQGEKRKKLEEEKGIIIRFVIGHSATVGGILDRAIEAEGRKHGDILRLDHVEGYLELSAKTKKYFATAVSKWDAEFFIKVDDDVHVNIATLGKTLVRHRKKPRIYIGCMKSGPVLAQKGVRYHEPEYWKFGEAGNKYFRHATGQLYAVSKDLATYIAVNQHVLHKYANEDVSLGAWFIGLDVEHIDDRRLCCGTPPDCEWKAQAGNVCVASFDWTCAGICRSVDRIKDVHRRCGEGENAVWKAAF, encoded by the exons ATGTCTGTGAAGAACAGGGAGCAAAATTCTAGAAGTAGCAGTGTTATTTCTCAGAGATGGACTCTATTGCTTTGCCTTGGCAGCTTCTGTGCTGGTTTGTTCTTCACCAATAG AATGTGGACGGCCCCTGAATTTAAAGGTCTCACTCGAATTACTGCAGTGGAAGCTGAAAGCCTAAAGTTAGTTTCAGAAGGTTGCAATCCAAAATCA TTGCAGGAGAAAGATGTGAAGCGTGAAACCGAAGATATCTTAGAGGAGGTTTCTAAAAGTGATAATGCTATAAA GAAACTGGATAAGACTATATCAAATTTGGAAATGGAGCTAGCTGCGGCTAAAGCAGCGCATGAGTCTATTCGTAGTGGTTCTCCTCTATCAGAAGATTTAAATATTACCGGTCAGTCATCTGGTAGAAGAAAATATCTTATGGTGATAGGAATCAATACTGCTTTTAGCAGCCGGAAAAGAAGAGATTCAATTCGTGCCACGTGGATGCCACAAG gtgaaaaaagaaaaaagttggaGGAAGAGAAAGGAATTATCATTCGTTTTGTTATTGGCCATAG TGCTACAGTGGGGGGTATACTAGACAGAGCCATTGAAGCAGAGGGCAGAAAGCATGGAGATATATTAAGACTG GATCATGTTGAGGGGTACCTTGAATTGTCAGCTAagacaaagaaatattttgcTACAGCTGTTTCTAAATGGGATGCAGAATTCTTTATCAAGGTTGATGATGATGTCCATGTAAATATAG CAACACTAGGAAAAACTTTAGTTAGACATCGCAAAAAGCCCCGAATATACATTGGATGCATGAAGTCTGGTCCAGTCCTTGCTCAGAA AGGAGTGAGATACCATGAGCCTGAATACTGGAAATTTGGGGAAGCAGGAAACAAGTATTTCCGACATGCCACAGGACAGTTATATGCAGTTTCCAAAGATTTGGCTACTTATATTGCAGTAAATCA GCATGTGCTACACAAGTACGCCAATGAAGATGTCTCTCTTGGAGCATGGTTCATTGGCCTCGATGTGGAGCACATTGATGATCGTAGACTTTGTTGTGGCACTCCACCTG ACTGTGAGTGGAAGGCGCAGGCAGGAAATGTGTGTGTCGCTTCATTTGACTGGACATGCGCTGGTATATGTCGTTCAGTTGATAGGATTAAGGATGTTCATAGACGGTGTGGTGAAGGTGAGAATGCTGTATGGAAAGCAGCATTTTGA